A single region of the Brachypodium distachyon strain Bd21 chromosome 3, Brachypodium_distachyon_v3.0, whole genome shotgun sequence genome encodes:
- the LOC100825322 gene encoding uncharacterized protein LOC100825322 produces MRSGGRRLPPWTSPRGHAAAEVVAPTGWSPRTPAAGGGGSGSYVTPPLTAGCCCSSSSYRVTPPSSGGGCTSLLTPPVSGGGCSRPPRAPPAVVDSPYVRAKQAQLIEKDPNKAVPLFWAAINSGERIESALKDMATVLKQANRAEEAIEAIRSFRDRCPNEAQDSLDNVLLDLYKKCGRTKEQIEMLTIKLRMVDEDLASGRWKTKLSKSHGRVVYLSLRDEKARLLGNLAWAHMQSENYEEAEMLYRQALAIEADYNKECNLAVCLMKTGKVAEAKYLLQAIPYNSSDEKHVRSFARATEMIKELESQALPSPITQMKSKDSRILLATDAENLDYIQPEILSTSSTQLQYEEPEFSVSADTEKQVDCNSQELPSPITQLKRKVPQIMVDSEKNGECPEENQDISRLFNDAATPQSLLEKLRKRLVKKDRPNISIQHQAQTPSSTECLPICNGATDASDNHLQEGQSSVGGARKTWADMVEEDEQQLGDGKSGTAQNESSKQASEQRYITPPSSQANSTLQTPAAGVRLQSSSAGSWRRKDSTGENVNRKFVRTAPAWRQQKVQDHSNRVCQRLNTIHLGEKAQGQGAEQTPWRSSAAQRSLFHGHLPSGESGRCHVSGHTEAVNRWPKNAAAITRPWRAQNRLRVFQEITNEMNRNVA; encoded by the exons ATGCGGAGCGGGGGGAGGCGGCTGCCGCCGTGGACGTCGCCGAGGgggcacgcggcggcggaggtggtggcgccgacggggtggAGCCCCCGCACCCCCGCCGCGGGAGGGGGCGGCTCCGGGAGCTACGTCACGCCGCCACTgaccgccggctgctgctgctcctcctcctcctaccgCGTGACACCGCCCTCGAGCGGGGGCGGGTGCACCTCCCTCCTGACGCCGCcggtgagcggcggcgggtgttccaggccgccgagggcgccgccggccgtggtGGATTCGCCGTACGTGAGGGCGAAGCAGGCGCAG TTAATTGAAAAGGACCCAAACAAGGCAGTTCCATTGTTCTGGGCGGCTATAAACAGTGGTGAACGAATTGAGAGTGCACTGAAGGATATGGCTACCGTActgaaacaagcaaatagggCCGAAGAGGCCATTGAGGCCATAAGATCCTTCCGAGACCGTTGTCCCAATGAAGCCCAGGATTCACTTGACAATGTTCTTCTTGACCTGTACAAG AAATGTGGTCGGACAAAAGAGCAGATTGAAATGCTGACAATAAAGCTGAGAATGGTAGATGAGGATCTAGCTTCTGGTCGGTGGAAAACAAAGCTATCTAAATCTCATGGACGAGTAGTATATCTCTCTCTGAGGGATGAAAAAGCAAG GTTGTTGGGTAACCTCGCCTGGGCCCATATGCAGTCCGAAAATTATGAGGAAGCTGAAATGCTCTACAG GCAAGCTCTTGCTATTGAGGCTGATTATAACAAGGAATGTAACTTAGCTGTCTGCTTGATGAAGACTGGGAAGGTAGCTGAAGCTAAATACCTTCTCCAAGCTATACCTTACAACAGCAGTGATGAAAAACATGTTAGATCTTTTGCCCGGGCTACTGAAATGATTAAGGAACTCGAGTCACAAGCACTCCCTTCTCCAATAACTCAGATGAAGTCTAAAGATTCACGGATTTTGCTTGCTACTGATGCGGAGAACCTTGATTATATACAGCCAGAAATACTCTCTACTTCTTCAACTCAACTGCAATACGAAGAACCAGAATTTTCAGTTTCTGCAGATACAGAGAAGCAGGTGGATTGCAATTCACAAGAGCTTCCGTCTCCAATAACTCAGTTGAAGCGTAAAGTGCCACAAATTATGGTTGACAGCGAGAAGAACGGAGAATGTCCGGAGGAGAACCAAGATATTTCTCGGCTGTTCAATGATGCTGCCACACCACAGTCTCTACTTGAGAAACTACGGAAACGGTTGGTTAAAAAGGACAGACCAAATATCAGCATACAGCATCAAGCCCAGACTCCTAGTTCAACTGAATGCCTGCCAATCTGTAATGGCGCCACAGATGCTAGTGACAATCATTTGCAAGAGGGGCAGAGTTCTGTTGGTGGTGCTAGGAAGACGTGGGCCGACATGGTGGAGGAGGATGAACAGCAATTGGGTGACGGCAAGAGTGGTACTGCGCAAAATGAAAGCAGCAAGCAGGCAAGTGAGCAGAGGTACATAACACCACCATCCTCTCAAGCAAACAGCACCCTCCAAACCCCGGCTGCAGGTGTTCGATTGCAAAGTTCATCAGCTGGTTCATGGAGACGCAAGGACTCCACAGGCGAGAACGTGAACCGGAAGTTTGTCAGGACCGCTCCAGCATGGAGACAGCAGAAGGTTCAAGATCACAGCAACCGAGTCTGCCAGAGGCTTAACACGATTCATCTCGGCGAGAAAGCTCAAGGTCAAGGCGCCGAGCAAACACCATGGAGAAGCAGTGCAGCTCAGCGTTCGCTTTTCCATGGCCATTTGCCATCTGGTGAGAGTGGACGGTGCCATGTTTCCGGCCACACTGAGGCCGTGAACCGCTGGCCGAAGAACGCCGCCGCAATCACGAGGCCATGGAGGGCACAGAACCGGCTGCGGGTCTTCCAGGAAATCACAAATGAGATGAACCGAAATGTTGCATAG
- the LOC100825627 gene encoding N-acetyl-D-glucosamine kinase, translating into MGGYENGDSPAGGVILGVDGGTTSTVCVCLPAAMPPPESPGAVPVLSRAVAGCSNRNSVGENAALETLEQVMMQALTMAGKDHSDVIAVCLSVSGVNHPSDQQRMLDWIRKLFPVHAQFYVENDAVAALASGTMGKLHGCVLIAGTGSIAYGVTEDGKVARAAGAGPVLGDWGSGYGIAAQALTAVIKAHDGRGPQTNLTREILRKLEIASPDELIGWTYADSSWARIAALVPVVVSSAEDGDEVANKILHDAVQELAGSVVAVVRRLTLCGEEGADQFPLVLVGGVLEGNKKWNISGEVIKCISEVFPGVHPIRPEVEPAIGAALLAWSHHHKELKLENGS; encoded by the exons ATGGGCGGCTACGAGAACGGcgactcgccggcgggcggcgtgaTCCTGGGCGTGGACGGAGGCACCACCAGCACCGTCTGCGTCTGCCTGCCGGCCGcaatgccgccgccggagtcgCCCGGCGCCGTCCCCGTGCTctcccgcgccgtcgccggctgCTCCAACCGCAACTCCGTCGGTG AAAACGCTGCACTAGAAACTCTGGAACAGGTCATGATGCAAGCCCTAACAATGGCCGGCAAAGATCATTCTGATGTTATTGCAGTTTGTTTATCTGTATCGGGAGTTAACCATCCTTCAGATCAGCAGAGGATGCTTGACTGGATCCG CAAGCTGTTCCCTGTCCATGCCCAGTTCTATGTGGAAAATGATGCGGTGGCGGCTTTAGCCAGTGGTACAATGGGTAAGCTACATGGATGTGTACTGATTGCGGGAACTGGAAGCATTGCTTATGGGGTCACTGAAGATGGAAAAGTAGCGAGAGCAGCCGGTGCTGGTCCAGTTTTGGGCGACTGGGGTAG TGGATATGGCATTGCTGCACAGGCCCTGACAGCAGTAATCAAAGCACATGACGGTCGTGGACCACAAACTAATCTTACAAGAGAGATCCTTAGGAAGCTTGAGATTGCTTCACCGGATGAATTGATTGG GTGGACATATGCAGATTCATCTTGGGCCCGTATTGCAGCTCTTGTTCCTGTCGTGGTATCTTCTGCTGAAGATGGTGATGAAGTAGCAAACAAGATACTACATGATGCAGTGCAAGAGTTAGCTGGCAGTGTTGTAGCTGTTGTTCGGCGCCTTACATTGTGTGGTGAAG AAGGAGCGGACCAATTTCCACTTGTATTGGTTGGAGGTGTCCTCGAAGGGAACAAGAAATGGAACATCAGTGGTGAGGTCATAAAATGTATTTCCGAAGTCTTCCCTGGTGTCCACCCTATTCGCCCTGAG GTGGAACCAGCAATCGGTGCAGCATTACTAGCCTGGAGCCATCATCACAAAGAGCTGAAGCTGGAAAACGGAAGCTGA
- the LOC100825942 gene encoding 2-succinylbenzoate--CoA ligase, chloroplastic/peroxisomal, with translation MAGGHIAHCLGGILAGRRAGSTVAVSSGDLCLTGAELVDGVRRLAAGLSDRGVQPGDVVAVVGFNSIEYMELLLAIPYVGAIVAPVNYRWSFEEAAQALELVRPSAFIFDGGYGSWARRLMDSGSFSYVGLYLTMGDPVSTSHAANFVSVGHIKRSPRGTMVMEPVSAPRDVALICFTSGTTGRPKGVAISHTSLIIQSLAKIAVVGYGEDDVYLHTAPLCHIGGISSCLAILMAGGCHVLIPKFDAKSAFKAIQEQKVTCFITVPAIMADLLSYARKENISGCGAVTKILNGGGGLSAELINKASCLFLHAAIFSAYGMTEACSSLTFMAINKSEPQETENQLSSHSGGVCVGKPAPHVEIQIGREDINSSSSPMGKILTRGLHTMVGYWANNTVDTSESVRNGWLDTGDTGWIDRTGNLWLMGRQKGRIKSGGENVYPEEIELVLSQHPGVAKVVVLGVPDSRLGEKLVACVNIMDDWKWVDATDEHQGEGKEVSSQTLQEHCRINKLSRFKVPRLYHQWRRPFPVTTTGKIKREELKTEILASLQPRSNL, from the exons ATGGCAGGCGGCCACATCGCCCACTGCCTCGGCGGCatcctcgccggccgccgtgctGGCTCCACCGTCGCCGTCTCCTCCGGCGACCTCTGCCTGACCGGTGCGGAGCTCGTCGACGGCGTGCGGaggctcgccgccggcctctcGGATCGCGGCGTCCAGCCCGGcgacgtcgtcgccgtcgtcggctTCAACAG CATTGAGTACATGGAGCTCCTGCTGGCTATCCCTTACGTCGGAGCGATCGTTGCCCCTGTCAACTACCGCTGG AGCTTTGAGGAGGCGGCACAGGCGCTGGAGCTCGTGCGACCGTCGGCATTCATATTCGATGGTGGCTATGGTTCATGGGCGCGGCGGCTGATGGACAGCGGCAGCTTCTCATATGTTGGTCTTTACCTCACCATGGGAGACCCTGTCAGTACCAGCCATGCTGCAAACT TTGTGTCAGTTGGTCACATCAAGAGGAGCCCGAGAGGAACCATGGTGATGGAGCCCGTGTCGGCTCCGAGGGATGTGGCTTTGATATGCTTCACATCTG GAACTACTGGACGACCAAAGGGTGTAGCGATAAGCCATACATCTTTGATCATTCAATCTCTTGCGAAAATCGCTGTTGTCGGCTACGGTGAGGATGAT GTCTACCTGCATACAGCTCCTCTGTGCCACATCGGAGGGATCTCCTCATGCCTGGCCATCCTGATGGCCGGAGGCTGCCATGTCCTGATACCTAAATTCGACGCGAAATCAGCTTTCAAAGCCATCCAAGAACAAAAAGTCACTTGTTTCATCACTGTTCCGGCAATCATGGCTGATCTACTGTCTTATGCTCG GAAAGAGAATATATCAGGCTGTGGGGCGGTGACCAAGATTCtcaatggtggtggtgggttGTCGGCTGAGCTGATAAATAAAGCTTCTTGCTTATTTCTTCATGCTGCTATCTTTTCAGCTTATG GGATGACTGAGGCATGCTCATCTTTGACATTCATGGCTATAAACAAGTCAGAACCTCAAGAAACCGAGAACCAACTAAGCAGCCATTCTGGAGGTGTTTGTGTTGGAAAGCCAGCACCTCATGTAGAGATACAAATTGGTAGAGAAGACATTAACAGCAGTTCTTCACCAATGGGCAAAATCTTAACAAGAGGCTTGCACACAATGGTAGGATATTGGGCAAATAACACGGTCGACACATCGGAATCTGTCAGGAATGGTTGGCTTGACACCGGGGACAcaggatggatcgatcgaacAGGTAACCTATGGCTCATGGGACGACAAAAAGGTCGCATCAAAAGTGGAGGGGAAAATGTTTATCCTGAAGAG ATAGAATTGGTGCTGTCACAACACCCGGGGGTAGCTAAAGTTGTCGTTTTAGGTGTACCAGATAGTCGTCTTGGGGAGAAATTGGTAGCTTGTGTTAACATCATGGATGACTGGAAGTGGGTTGATGCAACAGATGAACACCAAGGAGAAGGCAAAGAAGTGTCTTCTCAGACCCTTCAAGAACACTGCAGGATAAACAAACTGAGCAG ATTCAAGGTGCCAAGGCTATATCATCAGTGGAGGAGGCCATTTCCAGTGACCACCACAGGGAAAATCAAAAGAGAGGAGCTGAAGACTGAGATCTTGGCATCCTTGCAACCACGCAGCAATTTGTAG
- the LOC112271828 gene encoding uncharacterized protein LOC112271828, whose translation MTLISFAVESLGSDERDLHSAGIKILHSLIHTQLHDYSREQALSRIQNSPDVIEHLFKVITRTRIEDRPERARATLIIAKLAGNLCVSGFPYAMHSLRSLLETSDEDAIVTEESNNIDVNLVLKGLEILQQLACNTCNFTAISNADEIMLKITKFTRYNPAMTAIDFEKARNSLQLLSRLAGNIGKQGAMIRQVISNNVFLLSKIREILLQDPTNDQQLEGLQSLAVKIIESFALDSKAGTCKTITGILTLLLDIFSESLPPVSDLGLNAGKALGKPSSGTHTHGNVAGGAHPAISVECLSTDRLSIRWRERDCQIGDSLGGGFRRRLAGVVRDLGNFFFFERGRFGDWKMTLGLRRLARRRTGDAAALGAEVAHLRRKKEEEEDKKLLSG comes from the exons ATGACACTGATATCGTTTGCAGTAGAGTCACTTGGTTCGGATGAGCGTGATCTTCACTCAGCAGGGATCAAGATCTTACACAGCTTGATACATACACAATTACATGATTACAGCAGAGAGCAAGCACTTTCCAGAATTCAAAATTCACCTGATGTGATTGAACACTTGTTCAAGGTGATCACACGGACCAGGATAGAAGATAGACCAGAAAGAGCTAGGGCTACCCTGATCATCGCTAAGCTCGCTGGTAATCTTTGTGTTTCTGGATTCCCATATGCGATGCATTCACTCCGCTCCTTACTTGAAACTAGTGATGAAGATGCTATTGTGACAGAAGAAAGTAATAATATTGATGTAAATTTGGTTTTGAAAGGATTGGAAATTCTCCAGCAGCTGGCATGTAACACGTGCAACTTCACAGCAATATCCAATGCAGATGAGATCATGCTGAAGATCACAAAATTCACGCGGTACAATCCTGCCATGACTGCTATCGACTTTGAAAAGGCTAGGAATTCACTACAACTGCTTAGCAGACTTGCAGGGAATATTGGCAAACAAGGGGCCATGATACGTCAGGTGATCTCCAATAATGTCTTTCTTCTGTCAAAGATCAGAGAGATACTATTGCAAGATCCTACAAATGATCAACAATTGGAGGGACTTCAGAGCCTAGCtgtaaaaataattgaaaGCTTTGCTCTGGACAGTAAGGCAGGAACATGTAAAACCATCACAGGAATTCTTACTTTGCTGCTGGATATTTTCTCCGAGTCACTGCCACCGGTTAGTGATCTCGGGTTGAATGCTGGCAAAGCACTGGGAAAA CCGAGCAGCGGCACCCACACCCATGGCAACGTCGCCGGCGGTGCTCACCCAGCCATTAGTGTCGAATGCCTGAGTACGGACCGACTCTCGATTCGctggagggagagagattgtCAGATTGGGGATTCGCTCGGAGGAGGATTCCGTCGGCGGTTGGCCGGCGTTGTCCGTGATTtggggaatttttttttttttgagagaggaCGATTTGGGGATTGGAAGATGACATTGGGGCTGCGGCGGCTTGCTCGGCGGCGCACTGGGGACGCGGCGGCACTGGGGGCCGAGGTGGCTCACCTGCGcaggaagaaggaagaagaagaggataagaAATTGTTGAGTGGCTGA